taatgctttattaaccttgaattttcttaacgctaatgagaaatggacaacaacagcagaaagacattgggtaatggaaaagtctgctgaattaaatcaaccagtttattttaaggatgtgctgacctcacaatggaagctaGGAGATGTACTGTGTTGGGGAAGgcattttgctcttgtttccacaggagaagaaaaaatgtggataccatcaaaattaataaaggttcgatttgaagaggagacacctcttggaaaggagaaatgacaactcatccacaatgatgacaaccatacaggtggtaagaaaaacatatagaatgggggcagggttctgttcttatcccccaggaaaacactcatctttgaaaaattccagagaccctggatgtttgaatactgacagatggaaaaataactacctaataaggatcatcaagaaaatcaaatatgATTCGTAAGCATGAATcttaaaaaatgtacatttatgtatatgtatatatatttatgaatatatagagctggttttggagttggacaacagCTTTGTCCTTCTTTAAATCcaaacatgttgttaaaagaagaacccagagtttctatctcatgtcaggagccataatatggaacagaaagaaaaaagaattcagaaaaaaatttatttttcctcatatctactttgtctttatcatacctttaattgaatatatatgtctggatatgtctatataaataatgcttaagttttccacaatgaacaatgaattttcctgcagtaatctttgaagtttccaggaagaagatgaggccccACAACAACGCTCCACCTGGTCGacatgacatcatgatgctgatagcactactacaagacctgttttgggtaccagctgctcaagatggttccaacttggttagctgaattGGTGCACATTTTTGcaatgttctggccagacctTTACCagatactcagagactatttgcagttATACCAGACAtgaatcttggaacttaaccatcattttactttcacgggatcccatagaaagaacatcgccccatGACAACTGGAATTAATTCTAGAAGActgtgtcccctcccccaacaaagtttgtcctcaggattagggacatcatttaggggttgattataattggtgtACAGTTGGAGGTTGGGGGGattttataggctcagggatctctttgggaaaaaagggggaaattggaTAGGATACTATATTggtatgagcttactcacactaataataataatagtgagtaatagagtgaatacttgtgagttattatttataggcaattacattggtatagatttttgtatattgatacaaggtTACATTATactgaatattgtatgcatgcatgcttctacctctgcttaaaacatttttatatattgatataaatttattatattgcaatgtacatttctacctctgatcaagatacttatacattgtttacatttggaggtcattgttctcatttattgcacagttgtttattgtcttagtctttaagttagataggtattaagaattatagatcaatagtcatctatgtttgtcatacttatagttagactaatcaggttctttagatgcatagagattatattctgcatagataggtaatcttcaaccacctcaaagagctatagaaaatggtatttaaataacttagggttctgttgaagtgagacatgattgctcctgtcagcaccgatctattcctgagagagtgttgagcactgaagacactgaacttggagcttgtTTCTTCTTTCACAATTGGCCTTtaggcaaagaaatgcccatgcctcaaccactgacaagatacatagtatccagaaatggataagctggactgtcaaatcttggcaaaacagggtaagacggttttgaaaaattttttgcctttaaaaatagtctgtcaggggctggagagatggctcagtggttaagagcattgcctgctcttaaaggtcctgagttcaattcccggcaaccacatggtggctcacaaccatctgtaatgaggtctggtgccctcttctggcctgcatacatacacacagacagaatattgtatatataataaataaatattaaaaaaaaaatagtctgtcaggcagggctgtggtggtgcatgcctttaatcccagcactcgggaggcagaggcaggcggatctctgtgagttcgagaccagcctggtctacaagagctagttccaggacaggctccaaagccacagagaaaccctgtctcgaaaaaccaaaaaagaaaaaaagaaagaaaagaaaatagtctgtcagttaTTTTAGGCCTTAGTTGGTTGCTTTAACATTTCAAGTGAGACTTtgtgtgattgcccaggtagccagttgtctctgtcatttgttgcacattttggaagttgcttgattgcacttcctgcttactcaagtaatattatttcccttgtCGGATCTTTGATGgcattgaagactagataattgtagttactttcttctcatgacttggccaagttatttattataaaagacttaagctagttaggataggatatttgttcttttttttttttagaagattttttttttaatatatttatttattatgtatacaatgttctgtctgtatgtatgcctgcaggccagaagagggcatcagacctcattacagatggttgtgagccaccatgtggttgctgggaattgaactcaggacttttggaagagcaggcaatgctcttaacctctgagccatctctccagccccaggatatttgttcttattgtatataattttgtattaggcttagaactctcttatttaaacaaaagtaggaggtgctgtaggaaggcTTGCAGCCAAGTGGCCTCTTACACTATATACCTGGATGCAGAGTCTGTGAGCTGCCCTTTTTCACTCCTTTTTGCTGGCTGCTCATTCTGATTGTTGGATTGCTGGATTCGATCTATGTCTAccattcaagcagagaattctgattagtgaatttacccctaaataaataactatttgtTTCTCATTTCTGAGCGAGTGTGGGGTTTCTTTCAAGTGTCCGTTCATCACTTGGTCCGTTGTAACAGGAGGAGTGGGTCCTTTTGTTCttcccacccagctagcttacacccgaaataatcacacagaaactgtattaattaaatcactgcctgaaCCATTAtttacagcctcttattggctaactctcacacattagtttaacccatctccattaatgtgtattgccacttgactgtgacttaccaacatgagtctaaccagcatccatcttgggcaggagaacaatggcgtctgccacactgcctccttcccagcattcagttcagtctactccacctatctaagttctgccctatcaaaaggccaaggcagattctttattcaaccaatgaaagcaacacatagtcagaaggacctcctacaccaggtccGTTCATcaccagtctacttcagagactggactttgctttctttgtggcaaaactAAGGCACTGGGTAAGAGagtgcccttgcctcaactgctgactgtatgctgtcctaatgggacaagcaggacacaaaagagagtgacatCAAACCTTGCCAGACAAGGCACGACAGTCCTTAGAAAACCCTGCTTCacagtctgtcagatattctaggcctgtagcttgaagatggatgccctagtgctgcagaggaactttgggtggctgtccaggcagccagctctttatgttatttctcatatttttcaaAATCCATTGTTTGCTCTTCCTGCTTATTCAGCTGTAttgtttccttctcaggtctccaAGGGAGTGGAAGACTATATGGTCCTTGTTTACAAGACTcttaaaagaaattcactaaagaaatgcaAAGTATATAAGTTTGAGAGATaacaaaagatagttttggatggaaatgcaagttatgatagaaagtaaattaggtacaagactttggactcaccaagataggatagatacagagtattttctctgaatttgtccaATGTAAGTAgattgttgatgtacttattgcctgtatatattgtatataattatttacttattgtatatagtttttcctatattagttatagcccttttaaatttttagacaaaatggggaaatatagtgattttttttaatagataaaacttcctgaagatcagaaaaactaagccaccagaggccaggcacacatctttaatcccaggatttgggaaacaGATGCAGGTgggtccctgtgagttcaaggccaccctgggcttgtgagatcaatgcagaaacagaccTAGGTAGTGATGGcttgtcacatgcctttaatcccagcactagagggaatataaaaccagaggagagccgggcggtggtggcgcacgcctttaatcccagcacttgggaggcagaggtaggcggatctctgtgagttcgagaccagcctggtctacaagagctagttccaggacaggctccaaagccacagagaaaccctatctcgaaaaacaaaacaaaaaaaaaaaaccagaggagACAAAGGCTCTGGGCTCAATCTGCCATCGCTCAGCCTCGGGagatttttaagactttttttttttttgattttcgagacagggtttctctgtagctttttttggttcctgtcctggaactagctcttctagacgaggctggcctcgaactcccagagatctgcctgcctctgcctcctgagtgctgggattaaaggcgtgcgccaccaccgcccggcaccgcCTGGCTTTTTAAGACTTTTCTAGTGGCTGGCTTGttctacttttctgatcttcagcttgaaccccaatatctgtttctgggtttttattattcatgccacaaaggtgacctctgacctctacaccaCCCACATATACATTATGTCCTTGCACACAGATACAATACCAGTTAATAATTGTTTATAGGAGGTGCTGCCTGGGTTTGTGGCTCACATCCCTAATTCCTGCACTAGCAAGACAGACCAGGCCTATTTTTGTGAGTTTGGAGCGAGCATGGTCTTCATAATGATATCCAGGCCAGTAAGGGAAACATTGTGAGGCTCTGGctcacaaataaatcttttctttttttttttttttattttcgggacagaatttttctgtagtttttggtgtctgtcctggaactagctcttatagaccaggctggccttgaactcacagagatctgcctagctctgcctcccgagttctgggattaaaggcatgcgccaccaccgcccggccaaaataaatcttaaaataaaataaaccttaaaattcCTAAAGACTCAAACAACAAAGGGAAAATCTTGATTCATGTAATAGGAAATGCTGGAATAAGCTGGATTCACAAGGTGGTGTGGTATCGCatacctgtaacccagcacttgggtggctgaAGCCGGAGGGTTGTGATTTGAGACCAGTGAGAGCTGGGGGGTCCCTGGTTGTTtcacaaacaaaacccatcatGTACAACAACCTCAGCTTCAGACATAACTTGATACAGAATTCAGTGCAGACCTTGGGACCCTATGGCATTTCTCTGGTGGCTTGGAGAGAGGGCTTCTTGAGTGTGAAATCCTGGACATGACTGGGGGTACATACCCATGGACAAGATGCCTGTATGGTCTCAGTGTGTGAGCCTGTCATTATTTATGaatctatgtgtatgtctgggATATCACTGGGGCCTTAGGCAGGGGGCTGGCTAACTGCCCTAATTCACTCAGGCCTGAGAggcctgttttcttcttcttcttcttcttcttcttcttcttcttcttcttcttcttcttcttcttcttcttcttcttcttcttcttcttcttcttcttcttcttcttctttaaagatttatttattaagcatacaatgtactgttggcaaggaaggcaccaggtctcattacagatggttgtgagccaccatgtggttgccgggaattgaactcaggacctttggaaaagcaggcaatgctgttaaccactgagccatctctccagccccctgtttacTTCTTAAAACCTCTCTATCCCCTACAAACTCAAGGTCTAGACTGTGGAAGAACCTTTCTAGAACCCGGTGGCCTGCCCGGGTCCCTCTGGGCTTCCCAACCCTGCTCATGTGGGGCCAGCGCTCATCAGTTCTGTGTCTGGACCTGAGTGACGCAGGGCAGTTAGCCAGCCTCCTGCCTCCGGCCCCAGTGATATCCCAGGCCCTAAGTTGGGGAAGGACAGAGCCAGGAAGGGCAGAGTAGAAAGTCACAGAGGGTGCCGAAGACCCTACCCAAGGCTGGAGcaacccttcctcctccttcctgcacCAGGACACGATGTCACTAGTGGACCATGGGGCTCCAGTGGTAGGGGAGAGCTGAGCCTAGgagcttatttttaaaagcttgtttCCACATTGGCTTATGTCAGTcattctcgaccttcctaatgctgcgcccttaatacagtttctcatgttatggtgaccccaccATAAAATGGCTtttgttgctacatcataactgcaatttttctactgtatgaattgtaatgtaaatatccttGTTTTCTGATTGATGATCTCTGGTGACCCCTTTGAAAGGGTCCTTTGTCCCCCAAAGGAGTCGCCAGTGTTGAGAACACTGACTTATGTTCTGGGGAAGGGGGCGTGGCAGGGTTGCACATGGAGGACAATTGTGaggtcagttttctttttccacccTGTGAGTTTCCTCTagggactgagccatctccactgCCTTAGGGGGACTCTCCCCTTTAGAAACTGAAAGTCGTGTGTGATACTCATAAGGGTACGTGTGGACTCCAGGGTATACTTGCCTGTCCCCTTGAAAAAGCCATGAGAAAGTTAGATGTCCCCTTGAGGCAGGGCCTCTGCCTGAACCCGGGGCTGAGTTCTCCAGGCTAGATTAACAAGCAGTCAGTGAGTCTCTACCAGAGCTGGAATTAGTGGCGTGTGCAGGTCGAGCTACAAGCCGAGCTTGTGCTTGCCAGGGCGCTGGGGGCTGGACTCCAGTTGCAGGACCCACAACCATCATCGtgacctctgggccatctcttcagcctggaCACACACGGAGGAGGAAGGGTGCAGAGCCCGAGCCCCGCCTCCCACTCCCACTGCTTTCGCCACTTGTTTTTGCATGTTTTATGTCTGTCTTCTTGTGGGATGGGGCGAACACAGCCAAGAAGGCCAGAGAAGGGGCGGGGGAATcgtctctctccatcttctgccACTAAGCCCTAGCGATCCTATCTCCACCTCGCTGGCACCCAGGCCACATCCGGCTTTTTTATAGGGGTACTGGAGATTCGAACTCAGATTCTAATGCTTGCACAGCAGGCTCTCTTGCCGGCCGCTtaatctttctccctccctctccccatttATACATTTATTCGTTCATCTTGTGAGTCCTTGTGTATGCACGTGGTGGTCAATGGACAACCTGCAGGcagttagttctttccttccaccaatAGAAACTCAGGTCGACAAGATtggggcaagtgcctttaccccctgagccattttATGGTGGTCTCCTGTATactttttttaaagcagtgtCTTTCTTGTCCCAGGCTCGCCTAGAACCCCTGGTCACCAGAGTCAACCCGCTCTCAGCAACCCTGGCGACACGACTGTGAGCCCATTTCAGACTCACACGTCCCAGAGCAGCTCAGGCCTTCTGGCTTGCTCTTAGTGGCGTCCCTTATGGCTCCTTCTCCGGTCACATCCCCACCCTCCACCTGGCCTTTTTCCTCTTGGAATCCGTTGTGGACATAAAGGAGAGACTGGGTGTGGATACCACAGGCTcgggaggctgggggaggggggcttccCAGCGCCCTCCCGGAGCCGTGGGCTTTATTGATGCAGCGGCCCCAGGAAGGAACAGGGGCCTCACGAGTGAGGGGCATCAAGTGCCTTCGCCCTCCTGGCTGTGCAGGGAACCGGAAACTGCGGGATGTCTGTGGAGGCTGAGAGGAGCCTTCTGGGCGCTACCGCGGCCAGCCGTCAGGGGTCAAGCGACTCAGGGAGGTCGCAGGCCGAAGTGGCTCCGCTAGGGGCCTGGTGAGGAGCAGGGGGTAGGGGTAGGGCCTGGGGAAGTCGCTAGAGGCCCCAGTGGCAGGGGACAGACGCTCGGACTTAATGCTGATGGTGGGCATTTGAGGGGAGGCCACTCGGCTGGGGGGACCCTCCTCACACATGCTGCGGGCGCTGATGGAGAGAGGAGacaagggaggcaggaaggtgagAGATCTTACAAGGTAGATGAGAAAGCTTACCCGccatggagctctgtgagtcccCTCTAAATCTCGCAGTCCACCCACAACCCAATCCAGGCAAGTCTCCCGACCGCCAAGGGGCACCCAACTCACCCCGGCCGGGCCGGGTCCACCGCGTCCCTCGTCGGGGGCCAGGGCGAGGACTGCAGGGGGAGCGAAGCGGTGTCTCCGGGGCTGCAATCTGCCGGGAGAGGCTGGCTGAGCGGGGCTCCTGTCAGAACCCCGGCCCTCCCCACGCCGGGACTCAGGGCTGGGGCGAGGGACTCCAATGGGCAGGCAGGTCGGACGGGGTGGGCGCACCTGCGGAACTTGTTGGCAGGAAGGCAAAGCTACCCAAAGCGGGGCCCGGGGCGGCGGCGGAGCTCTGCAGGCCGCTGTACAGGCTCCTCTGCCAGGAATGCAAGGAGACAAAACTGAGGCCGGGGAGTGACCAcctgcctcctcccttcctctctccctctactttccatccttctcttcctcctccgtCTTCTCCCATCCCCCCTCCTCACCGAGATGCCCAGTCCCCCTCGGGCCCCCATCAGGCCCGCGGGCAGATCTGGCCTCCGCCCATCAGTCGCCAGGTACAGGGGTGGGGGCGTCTTGCCGGCGAGGTGGCTCGGAGAGAAGATGGGGTGTCCCAGGCCTGGGGGGAAGACCCAGGGAGAGAGGGACGGTAGTGTCACCAGCGAGACCAGAGCCAGGATTCTCGTGCCCTTCCACTCTCCCCATTCTGGCTGCTTCTAATGCTCACCCGGGGGTCGAAAGAGGGGCGGGAGGCTGTGGACAGACGGGTCCTCCCCCAACCCGCTGGGGTCGCAGCCGGGTGGGGCGAGTGGGACCCGGTAGGACAGCTCTGAGACCGACATCGCAGGGGCCACCGGCTGCGGACAGAGATGTGGGAGAATGAGGCTGAGGGTCTGTCTGGAGATTTAGACCTAGATACAAGACTGGGGTTGCCGGGTGGGCTCCACCAGCCTGGTTCGGAGTCCAGGCCTCTCTCTACCGATCATGGGGTGTCTGATCATTAGGGGAATGGTGGCCCGAAGACTTGTTTGTTGAACTCTTTCAACTCGTTTTGTTGTCTTTCAAAGCCTGAGTCATAATGCGAATCCCGCAGAGACGATTGCTCAGCCACCCAGGACGAGATCAGCTTTCTGGGTGTCAGCCTCACACTCTGTATTGGAAGTGTTTGGAGGTCGGAGAGATTAGAAGGAACAGGGAAAGTTCTCTTACATAGATCCGAGGCAGGGGCGAAGCCGAGCCTCTGTCACCTCCCAGCGTCCTCAGCAGCTTCTCTCCAGGCCCGTCTggcccctcctccacctccagctCAGGCCCATCCAGGCTCACGCCCCTCCTCTTCAGGGTCTGTGGGAACAGCAGATGGCGGGGTGGGCCCTCCGATCTTACCCGACTTGGTTCTAGGGTACCTGAGAGAGGAGACCTTCTCAGGCTAGTCTGCTGGAGGAATACACGATAGACATGGCCTGCTCCTGGGTGACCCAGAAACCAAATTCACAGTAAGTCCCCCGAGGTTCAAGTCCCCACGGCGTTAGGGGAAAGGCTTAGAAGCTACCGAGGTCATGTAGCACAGCTGGGATGCTCCTGGGGCCTTTCAGGTAGCTTCAGGTACCTGCAGGATATCCGCATTGGTGCGGCTCTCATGCGGCTCGCTGTACTCGGTGTATTTGAGCAGCACCCGGTCCATGTCGCTGCTCGCGTACTGGAAGAGGCGCTGCGCGCTGTTGAAGATGATCAGTGCGATGTCGCAGTCACACAGCACGCTCAGCTCGTAAGCCTTCTTCATCAGTCCGAACTTGCGTTTGGTGAATGTCACCTGCACCACAGAGGCGAGATGGGGTTTGGCGGGGTGGGGGCGTTAAAGGAGGGAACTGCAGAGCAAGCTTCTCTGCTTTAGTTTTCATCTGAACCTGGGAAACTTCTCTGCGTGTTTACAACTCCCCAAGTGTCCAGTTGTCTTCTGAGAAGATTGGGCCCCGGAAGCAGAACCCACggtttctgtctcagtctccctaaAAGCGCCTCAGGACTCAGACTTCTCTGCAAGACCATTTGTTTAGCCTGGCTGTGCCCCTGTCCCGAATGCCACCTCCCCCAATGGTGATGCAGTCTGGGACTCACCTGCCTGTTCCGTTGGTCTAGAATGCGTGAGAtctggatttttttccttcccatcGTGCCTGGCTGAGCCGAGTGACTCTTCTGAAAGCACAGGAGGGAATGACTGGAACGAGGCCAACAGTGGCAGCCTCTGCCCTGCCCACTTCAAGTCTCTGAACCCCAGTGATgacaaggagaaggaaggaaggccaggTCACCCAGACAGCCCCTGCTGGGCTTCAGTAAATGCATCTCCACATCCCTCCACCTaggaagctgaaacaggaggaaGCTGGCCTCCTGGAGATGGAGGTCATCCAGAGGACCGTCCAGAGTATATCACTTACTCAAATGGAGAGGATCACTAGGATGTCCTCTGGACAGTGGACATAGAAATGGAGGTTGTTTGCCCACTGCACGTATGTGGGGTGGAGGGCGTAAGTGGAGACAGGCCCCCTCTGTCCACCACattggagatggaactcaggcaCTTGGGTAGACAGCAGATGTCTTTGCCAGCTTAGCCACCTCATCCACcctcttttttgcttgttttgttttgttgagacaggatctctacatgtagccctggctgttcttgcaatgttgctggcctcaaactcacagagatcgacctgtctctgcctccagagcactggacttaaaggcatgtgccacacccagctcttttctttccttaatttaGTGAATTCTGCATAAAATTCACTAGTTTAATGTGCACGGGTAAATGGCATTTAGTGTGTTTTCCATAGTGTTTAAGCATCACCTTAGTCTAATTTCAGAACATTCCATGGTCATCAGGCTGCAGCTGCCCTGCCCTtcccccccattccctctgctttCTGGCTCTGGGATCCTCTGTTCTGGATCTCTCCATACATGGGTCACACACCGTCTGGGCCTGGGGGCTCCCCACATTTTCACTATGGGACATGGAAAGAGAGTGTTCTGATACATGGTTTTGCTAAGTAGAACtaaaatccccctgcctcagcctccagggtgCCAGTAGAACAGGTTTGGTCACCACATCCCCTCAGGAAAATGCTCTGCTGTGTTTTTCACTGCATGGGCTTGAGGAAAAATCACCCCTGGCAGACTGGGAACTCCACTAAAGGGTCAACATGGGGACTTGGGAAGTCCCTGGCCTTCATGGTAGAGATCCTGGGTCTTCCTGGCTTCCAGCAGTTCCAGACTAGTCTGGGCTATGGTGAGAACTTacttcaaataaagaaaacaagataaagcTTCTGAGCTGGGCAAGGGCGGTACACTGAGgatgccagcactcagaggttgaggcaggaggcttgtTGGAGTCGAGGAGCTCTAGACTAGTCTGGGCCTCATTGTGGGACTGTCCCAGGAGCAGTGAGCTAGGGAGGTGGCTCGGTTGATAAAGAGCTTGTGAGTGTGAGGACCTGACTACAACACCCAGCACAACAGGAGAGCCTAACTGCCCATCAACCAGGCTGGCCAAAGGAACCAGTGAAGGACACGTCCCAAAACCATTAAGTGTGATCTAGGGAGAAGATTCCAGGGGTTAGAGCTCTGCCTTCACGAgaatgatgacctgagtttgaatctcaggACCCACGTAAAATCTAGGTGCTCATGTCTAACCCCAGTGATGAGAATAGGGAGCACAGGAGGAACATTGGGGCTCAGTGGTCATGAGCCTAGACctgggttcagtgaaagaccctgtctgaaaagaataatgtggggggggctggagagatggctcagaggttaagagcatcgcctgctctaccaaaggtcctgagttcaattcccagcaaccatatggctcacaaccatctgtaatggggtctggtgccctcttctggccttcaggcatagacacagacagagaatattgtatacataataaataaataaatatttaaaaaaaaaaaaaaagaataatgtggGAAGTGATAGAGCAGGACACGCAGTGTCCtttgcacaaatgcacacacatgcacgcacacatacacaatgcacacatgcacacacatatgcatacacatatatccacacacatgcacatacacacatatgcacgcacatgcatatacgcacacacatgcgcatacatacacatgtacaatacacacacatatgcaagcacacacacagacacatagaaagCAGTAAATCATGGCATCCCACATCAGCCTCTGATCTCCAAATGGACATagacaaagaggaaagagaagagggctAGGGTTCCCACCGGCCAAGGGCACTACATCCTGTATACAAGCCTGGGCTCCGAGACCCAGGCTAGGGAGGCCGAAGATTGGGCCTGGGACACATGCCTTTGAGACAGAGAAGTAGCTGATCCTTCTCAGATGAtctgagctttttgttttttgttttgttttctttttttctctctctctttttaaaaaaatttttaagagacaaggtctctgtagcccaggctggcctcaaactcacattgtGGCAAGAGAAGGCCACTGTGTTGGGGATCAGGTGGCTTTAGAGTCCTTTCATGATACAAAGGTATCTGTTGTCCACAGGGAGGACAAGATAGACACAGGGACCCTTACTCCCTTGAAGACAGTCCTTTCGGCAGACTCTGGGGCCATAcaacctctccagtccctggtcACCTCAGGGTCACACGGGCCTGCATCTGTCCCCCACAGCCTCCACCTGCTGTCTGGAGAGGTGGGCGACAGGTGTCCAGGTAGACAGGGCACACCCACTGCTACTCTAGCCTCGTGATGAGCTCAGAACACGAGAGCTGGGGGCttcagatggtggctcacacctgtgatcctagcacttgggaggctgaggccagcccGGGCTGCCTCAAAGACAAATAAGATACTGTGTTTCTGAGCTGCTaacactccagagacagaggcaggggactTCTTGAGCTTTGGAGTTCCCAGTCAGACCTACAAGACCTACATAGTGggattctgtcttaaaacaaaaaacaaacaaacaacacaaaacaggtgtggtggcacacacctgtcatcttg
The sequence above is a segment of the Chionomys nivalis chromosome 20, mChiNiv1.1, whole genome shotgun sequence genome. Coding sequences within it:
- the Mef2b gene encoding myocyte-specific enhancer factor 2B, with translation MGRKKIQISRILDQRNRQVTFTKRKFGLMKKAYELSVLCDCDIALIIFNSAQRLFQYASSDMDRVLLKYTEYSEPHESRTNADILQTLKRRGVSLDGPELEVEEGPDGPGEKLLRTLGGDRGSASPLPRIYPVAPAMSVSELSYRVPLAPPGCDPSGLGEDPSVHSLPPLFRPPGLGHPIFSPSHLAGKTPPPLYLATDGRRPDLPAGLMGARGGLGISRSLYSGLQSSAAAPGPALGSFAFLPTSSADCSPGDTASLPLQSSPWPPTRDAVDPARPGARSMCEEGPPSRVASPQMPTISIKSERLSPATGASSDFPRPYPYPLLLTRPLAEPLRPATSLSRLTPDGWPR